The genomic interval TAATAGAAACAGTTACTAGAATATGGACATTTTCACTAGATTCTACACTAAACCAGAAAATATTGGCAAGGCGTCATTTTATAAAACGGAAAGGAGTCTAGTGTCTGGTCTGGCCTGCCAACAGCTTGGAAGTCCTCACTCCATCCCAACCACAAAGAAAAGctgaactgaaaaatcaacaCTTCCTGGATccatcagagaactgaggtcacAGGACAAACCGCCTCccccaaagagagagaaaaaagagcagaaacagaaaatcacaaCTTACAGGAGCAGAAATCCGTGAGCAAAACCCTCCTCTGGAACCGAGCAGGTGTAGGAAGACTAAACTGTGATGGACCAATGGCTGGAGGCTCAGAGTGATCAAATCTGAGAATGACACACTCCAGAGGGGCCTCCCCACTTCGTGAGTTTGCCTCTAAGTTCTCACAGTGGAGATCTGAGGAGTATCCCTTCCTGCTCCtggcagggggagaagggaagggaaccaTTTTGAAATCGCAGGAGCACTCTGTTCTTCGGAAGCCCTCCCCTCAGACGCAGGTTGAGGCCCTTTGACCAGGGTTTAATTGGCGGGGCTTCGTGAGAGCCTCGTGGGAAAGGGAAATTCCCAGCCCTCTCTGGCTCAAGCCTGAcaccagagaaggaaaataactAATTCCAGCTGCTCTAGCCACCTTGCTTTATTCAAGGGAgtgaagggaaaagggggaggCGCTTGTGAAGATCACAGCCCAGCAGAGCCGGCTCAGTAAAAGACTGAgacctagggacacctgggtggctcagttgttaagtggttcaggtcatgatctcgcagttcaggagtttaagccccaagttgggttctgtgctgacagctcaaagcctggagcctgtttcagattgtctccctttccctctgcccttcccccacttgcactctgtctctcccactggtaaataaacatttaaaaaaaattgtttaaaggcTGACTCCTAATCATAGGACTAcagccacttcccctctcccttccccctttttaCCAGCTTTATTTTACCCAGCACTTCAAGTCCACCTTTtgacaaaaaattacaaggcaggggcacctgggtggctcagtcagctgagttctgactttggctcaggtcatgatctcatgatttgtgagttcgagccctcgatcaggctctgtgctgatagctcagagcctggagactgcttcagatctgtgtctccctctctttctgcccctcctccactcatattctctctctctctctctctctctctctctctctctctctctctctcaaataaacatttaaaaagattgcAAGACatactaaaagacaaaaaaaaaaaatgcagtttgaagagacagagcaactCAAATCAGGACCAGACTCAGATACACTTCAGATAGAATTATCAGAAATGTAGAATAACTCTGAGAAATATGCAAAAGGCTCTAAAGGATAAAATAGACAACATGAAGGAAAAGATATGTAATGTCAATGGAGAGATGGAATTCTAAGAAAGAATCCAACAGAAATGCTAGAGTTCAAGAACACtgcaacagaaatgaagaatgcttttCATGGGCTTATTCGTAGACTAGCCACAGTTGAGGAAATAACCTCTGAGCTTAAGGATATGTTACTAGAAACTTCtaaaacagaaaggcaaagagaaaaaacttACAGAATGGAATATCCAAAAACCATGAGACAACTACAAAAGGTGTTATATACACATAACAGGAataccagaaagagaagaaaaagagaaaggcacaAAAGAAATCGCTGAAGCAATAATGACTGCAAATTTCCACAAATTACTGTCAaatcacagatccaggaagctccaAGAACACCAAGTGGGAAtaatgccaaaaaagaaaaaaaggaacactacACTTAGGCATATGATATGCAAactgcagaaaatcaaagattAGAAAAAACCTTGAAAGACAGCAGAGGAAGAAAACGCCTTGTCTGCAGAGGAGCAAGAAGAATTATGCCCAACTTCTCTTCAGAAACCATGTGCGTTGGTGGAGTGGAGTGAAATAGTTCAAGGAttgagagatggggaaagaaagaaaacaccaacCTGAATTCTGTACCCTGTGAAATTATTTGTCTTCAAAAGTAAAGgttaaataaagactttctcagacaaacaaaaacggGAAATCTGTTGCCAGTAGACCTGCCTTGAGAGAAATATTAAGAGAAGTTCttcaaggagaaggaaaatgatataggTTAGAACTCAGATAAAGAAGAggattagaggggcgcctgggtggctcagtaggttaagcctccggcttcagctcaggtcagatctcacatttgtgggttcgagccccgcgtcagtctctgtgctgaccgctagctcagagcctggagcctgcttccggttctgtgtctccttctttctctgcacgccccccccccatgctctgtctctctctgtatcaaaaataaataaatcattaaaaaattaaaaaaaaaagaagaggattagagaaaaaataagtgaaagtaaaataaacatgttttctgattttttttttaagttcgtctatttattttgagagagagagagagcaggagtagggaaggagcagagacagagggagagagacaatcccacgCAAGCGCCCCTGACAACACaggagcctaactcagggctccatcccatgaaccacgagatcatgccctgagctgaaatcaagagcctggcACTTAACGGAGTGAGTTAGCCTGGTGCCCCTTTCTTATTGCTCATTGATTTAACAGGTAacaatttgttcaaaataataacaataacatatattgatgattatagctttcaCATAAGCGAGATAAATGACAGCAATAATACAAGAAACAGGAGGGAGGAATTAAGAATATTTCGTTATTATAAGGTATCTATGCTGCTGGTGAAGCagtatagtgttatttgaaagttgacttagagggatgcctgggtggttcagttggatgagtgtctgactcttgactttggatcaggtcatgatctcacagttcgtgaattccaGACCccatcgggctttgcactgacaatggggagcctgcttgggactctccctctccccctctctctctctctctctctctctctctctctgcacccctcccccactctgcactccttcctcactcatgcgcatgtgctctctcccaaaataaataaataagcatttaaaaaaagaaagttgactTAGATTAGTTGTTAAGTGTATATTGCAAACTTTAGGGCAGCCAccaaaagaagtttaaaaaaaagcataattgACTTTCTAAGAAATGAGACAAAATGGAATCCTCTAAATTGCCCAGGTAGCACCACAAATGgcaagaaaataagacaaaaatagaagcaaagaacAAGGCAGGAAATAGAAAATAGCAACAAAGATGGTAATGTTAATCCAACCATATCAATAACACTTTAACTTTTGGTGGTCTAAATACATCAATTAAAGACAGGTATTATTAGAGTAGATTAAAAACAAGACTCAAGTATATCTTGTCTATAAAAAACCACTATAAACATAAAGACACATATAACTCAAactaaagggatggagaaagatgtACTATGCTgatactaatcaaaagaaagcaggggtaGCTATATTAATTGCAGACAGTGTAGACCATTTTCAGGGCAAGAAAAGTTATCAGGGATAAGAGTAGCATTACATAACGTTAACAGGGTCAGTTTTACAAGAAGACATAATAATGCTTAATGCGTATACACCTAAGAGCAGAATGTCGAAATACTTGAGGCAAAAACTGAGCAAACTGCAAGGAAAATTGATGAATCTATGATTACAGCTTGAGATAACTATCAGAAACAGATCTAGCAGGTggaaaatgagtaagaaaaaaatacaacttatcaaCATTTGTAGATACAGCAAAAGCCTTGCTTAGAGGGAATTTTATAGTGTTTAATGggtattttagaaaagaagaaagatctcaaatcaataatttatttttttatgtttctttttcttttattattgaaacagaaacagagcatgagtggaggaggggcagacagagagggagacacagaatccaaagcaggctccaggctctgtgctgacagctagaacccacaaactgtgagatcatgacctgaaccaaagtcagctgcttaaccaactgagccacccaggcgcccctcaaatcaataatttaaaCTTTCACATTACAAAACtcgaaaaggaaaagcaaactaaatccaaagtaagcagaagaaaagaaataataaaaattagagacaacatcaatgaaaatgaaaatgaaaacaggaaataaacagagaaaataaaaaaaaaaaaagctggctctaaaataaataaaattaataacctcATAGCCAGgccaaacaagaaaaaaatgataaaatacaaatactgatatcagaaataaaagaggggtccctgggtggctgagtcagttaagcatctgactcttggtttgggctcaggtcatgatctcacagttcgtgagatcaagttcatgtcaggctctgcacagaaattctctctctcctctctctctgcccctcccctgcttatgcacgcactctctctaaaaataaattaattaaaaaataaataaaagaaaggacatcACTATAATAGAATCCATAGATcctatattcttttatttctttttaaaggaaaaaggatacaaaaagaatattataaacaattctGTGTCcataaatttgataacctagaagaaatgagccaattccttaaaagatATAATCTGTCAAAACtcatacaaaaagaaatagacaatttgCATAAGCCTATatccattaaagaaattgaatcaataataactttccaaaacagaaagcactaggaggggcacctgggtggttcagttggttaagcatccagcttcagctcaggtcatgatctcacagtttgtgggtttgagccctgcgtccggctctgtgctgacagctagcgcagagcctggagcctgtcttccgatcctgtgtctccctctctctctgcttctcccctgctcatgctgtctctttctcaaaaataaataaaaacattttaaaaaattaaaaacagaaagcactaGGAGACTGGGAAGTTCATCTAAATCTGTATTCTTCAAGGCATGGTCCATGAAATGGTGCTGGCTCACAAACTATTTATTACCAGTCTGAGATAAGATAATTAGAGAAATTGACAGTAAGTATTTAGAAATGTCATAGGAATTCAACATTTTCACAAAATCCATGCACATCATCAGTAGACTCATCTCACTGAACATGGTATAGACCAATTAAAGCGTTGTTGAACTCATGGGTTAAGAACCACATGGTGAGCTGCACATAGTCTGTGCAGTATGGGTGGCCCACGCCCCCACCGGTTTTTCTATAACCACTCACCACAGTCTCAGAAATTATATCAGGCCTCAGATTGATTAGAATtgatggtttaatttttaaagacattctcAGCTTCAGATCTTAGCCTTCTTATCCTTGACcccacattcaaaaaaaaaatctctcttcattttctgtggCCCATTAGCAAGGTGGTTCACAGGTGCTCCTAAAAACATTCAATCACTATCTCTGTGTTTGATAAATTTTGACTggcattcattcaacatttatcaaGCAATTATGTGTCAGGGACTGTGAGCAAAGTGCTTCGTGTAAAGGGAGTTGTTTTGTGTCTAAATGATGGACAAGTATTATAATTCTCACCAAAACTAGAGAAGCCAGATAAATTAAAAGGTTACATTTCCTGCTAGACTACTAAGTCGCTACCTATTTTATAGTTATCATATTTGAGATAGTGATTACTACaaaaagaccaaatattaaaTTACATTATGGGTGCAAGAATGGCCCCAAATTAAACAACGACCGGACCATCAAATATGTGAAGACTGGAACCAAATTTTACTCATTACTAAAACCCACCAACAGCCATACAGCACTATACATAGAAGGTACTCTTTCTTTTATTACCTGGGAAACCGTATCACCCCAGGCTTAGTGACATAAAAAAACAACCATTTAAATTGTGCTCACAGATTCTGTGGGTACTGCAGGGACGGCTTGTGTCTGCCCCGTGACCTCTGGGGCCTCAGCTTGGAAGAATCAAGGATGTCTGGAGGGGACTCGGTGGTAATGGTGGAGAGGCCGGCATGGTGAGAACGTGGTCACCCACATGTGCAGGGCTTGAtgccagctgtcagcccagacagCCAGGAACCTACACATGGCTCTTCACGGACCCACTTGGGTTTCCCTTTGGCATGGTTGTTGGATTATAAGAGTAACTGTCCCAAAGGCAAAATCAGGTGGAAGTCCTTAATGAtctagcctcagaagtcacatagTGTTACTTCTGCTAACAAACCTGCCCCGTTTCAAGAAAGGAAGCATAAGACCTCCATCTCTGGGGGGAGCAAGGCATCAACATCACATGGTGAGAGCAGCATGTTGAATGGGAGATAACTTTGCAACTTCTTTTGGAAATGAAATCTGCCACAAATATGGAATAATCAGTGAATGACTAAATGATATCAATAATGAACATTAGTGCTTCTCTCAAATATTTGAGCTCTTTGAGAACATAGAGGGATTGTATTTTCCCACCCTCTTGAGGTTGATTCGTGCCCTATGGCTTGCTTCCGTCAGTAAAATCTGGATGCAAGTGACTTCTGTGACTTACTGCAGGAAGCCTACAATTGATCTTCATGATTCACAGATACTATATTTGCAGTCACCCACTTGCTGGTAGGTACTTGTAATCCCAAATCAATACTCATGGCACTTTCTTGGTCACCAGTGGGCATCTGCATGTTgaggggagggcagtgagagGTTACAGCCACCAGAGGCACACACCCCAGCTGAGGTCCAGTAAGGCAGGGCTCCgccttctggcttcagctctcaGACAGGAAACAAGCGTCCTTTTTGCAGTCTAGGGAGTGCCGTGTTTTTCACAGTTTTGTGTTTCTTGTTGGTTTTGCTGCTTAAAATGGCCCCAAAGTGCTGACGTGTTGTCTCCTGTGCCTACAGGCTGCAAAGCTGGGATGTGCCTTttggagaatgtgtgtgtgttatataagATTCACTCACGCATGAGTGACAGTGTTGGttgtgagttcaatgttaatgagtCAACAATATCTATTAAATAAGGTATCTTTATATAATAGCACCTATGAGACAAGGGACCACaggctcacaggaacctaacTCTGTATTTCCTCTAAGAACAAtagtgcaggggcgcctgagtcgctgagtcggttaagcatctgacttcagcccaggtcatgatctcacagttcgtgagttcgagccccacattgggctctgtgctgacagcttggagcgtgcttcagattctgtgtgtgtcttcatctctgccctcccctactggcactctatctctctctcagaaataaataaacattaaaaaaaaaagaagcaatagtTCAGCATTTATTAACTCAATGTTCACGATGACTTTCTAGAACAAAGCTGCTGCTAGTAATGAGAACTGGCTGTGAGCACGCTGCAGGGCTCCGCAGGGCTCCCTAGCatcgcccccccgccccgcacccctGCTGGGGCAAAGTGGAGACACCTGCTGGCAGAATCCAGCCACACCGCCCACCACACGTGCTGTAAAGCTTAAAGAGAACACCTCCTTCAGTGTCATACTGACAATGGTTAATATGAgctaataggggtgcctggctggctcagtcagtgcagcatgcgactcttgatcttggggttgtgagttcgagcctcaccgTGGGTGTAgcgattgcttaaaaataaaacttttatatatgAGCTAATAGAAAAATTTTACCATAATTAATCAACAAGAAAACTAGCTGGATTGTTTTGACACGTGAGTGTCAAACTTGAGCCTTCTGAATGTCATTAAAATCGTTCTAACTGAAAtcctattattttgaaataaatccctttctttccctccttctgttCTTTTATGTGACTAATTATCGCCTTATAAATATAGATAACTCAGCAGAGTCACCTGCTGCTATCTTCATTAATTGTACCTTCCACGCCCTATTAAATGAACGTCTCCAAATTTAGCCACAGTTTTTCTACAAGTAAAATGCTCCCCTTCCTTTTAGCATGGAGATCTGCAATAGGTACtctgcagagaaaaagaacaacagattTCTTAAACAACAATGTAAATAATATCTTTGTTCTCTTAAAATTTGCTGCAAAGCAAAATTATATTCCCAACTTTGCAAAGTCATCTAACCAGTGGCTCACATGCTATAGAAGTTAAAATAAACAGgctgttttttaagaaatagtcTAAACTCATTATTTAGCCTTCACTAAATAATTCAAATTTGGGTTGGCATAATAATATTTGAAGTAAACTCTAGCAAGTGCTGTGTGTCCGAGGCCACTGCATGCTTGGTAGGACagggaggcagaaaaaaaaaaaaagggaccaTCAGTTGCTTTATAAGCAGTAGAACCACACAATGGGACAATATCcagcatcaaaaaagaatgaagcactAATACATGCTCCAACATGGCTGGCTCTTAAAAACATTACACTAAAAGAAAGAGGTCAGCCacaaaagaacacatattgtCTTCCCCTTATATGAAATGCCCACAATAGGCAGAACcatagaaatagaaagcaaagaagTAGGGATGGTCAGGGGCTGGCTTATTCTTGCGTTTTAGTTTGTTAAAGAAACAGACTTAGAATAGAAACAATGAGATCATCAAAGACTTAATGTGTGAACACAGGGACTCTGCTCAGGACCCTTAGCAGAGTGGAAAGGAGGGTAGTACTGGGTCATGCTTTTCAGCTTCTGTTCTTGCCTATTTCTGCTGGAGGAACTGGGCCTCTGTGTAACTAGTTGTTAAGTCCTTTTCATGGCTAATGCTTCCAGATAATTCTAGGGTAAGAGTCATCAGGAGGCAGGATGGTGCAAAGAATACAACTTTGGAAGTGATTGCTAAGttgtacagggtttctttttggagtgatagAGTGTTCTGGAATTAGCGATGATGGTTGTACACCGcagcaaaaatactcaaaaccactgaactgtacactttaaaatggcaaatgttaTGTTTGTGAATTGCATCGCAAAAAAACGTTTTCCTGCTAGGCGCATCTAATAAGATGGCTATAAAACGCCAGGTGATAACAAGTTGGTGAAGAAGTGGAGAAACAGAATGCTCATGTCCTGCTGATGAAAATGTTAAAGGACACAGCCCCTttaaaacagtctggcagttcctcaaaaagttaaacacaaggTTACcatttgactcagcaattccactcctgggaatttactcaagagaaatgaaaacatgtccatacAGAGACCTATCCACAAATGTTTGAAACaattcaaatgcccatcaactaatGAAAACTATTtatccaatggaatatttttcagccacgAAAAGGAAAGCCCTAcagatacatgctacaacatggatgaaactcggCATTTTTGCTAAGTGAGACAAGCCAGTCATAACAGACCACATGCTGTCTGCTATGGTCTGTATGTTTGCATTTTCCCCCAAACTCacattttgaaaaccaaatgCTCAGTGTGACAGCATGAGGAGgtgggggcctttgggaggtggttCGGTCAGGAGGGCAGAccccttcatgaatgggattagtgtctttATACAGAAGGCCAGAGAAAGCTGCCTTGCCCCTTCCACCCTGTGAGGACACCACCAGCCGTCTGCTCCCAAGAGAAGAGCCTCACCTAACTCCCTGGCATCCTGGTCtgtgacttccagcctccaggacagtgagaaagaagtttctgttgtttctaagccaccagtctgtggtattttgttacagtagcGTCACAGATTAGGACCTTgcattatttcacttacatggaAGATCAGCATAGGCAAACCTGCAGACAGAGGGCAGATTAGTAGCTGCCTAGGGCTGGGGATGGGGCACTGGGGAGGGCCAGCTAAAGAATATAGGGTTTGGGgggctctggggggctcagtgggttaagcatccaacttctgctcaggtcatgatctcacagtccgtggggctctgtgctgacagctgggaacctggagcctgcttgggattctgtgtctccctctctctctctgctcctccccagctcactctctgtctgtctctctctctctcaaaaacaaaataaagacataaaaaaaaaagaatatagggtTTGGGAGATGGGGAGAGGTGGTAACAGTGTTCTAAAGGTGATTGTAGTGATGCTGCACAACTGtaaatactaaaaatcactgaacgGTACACATGAAATGGGTGGATTTTACGTATGtgatttatatctcaataaatcttagaaaaaataaagaataagtcCAACAAAACGTTTTAAAGGCACTAGAGTCCTGTggctgtcccccgcccccccatatctctgtccctctttcccctccccctccccagtctgAAAGTTCTAGTTGGACCGACTTAGAGGTTTGGGGGTCATTTCAGGGAAAGGACACTTGAAGACTGCTTCCAGGCACTACTGGGGCCCCATCTGCCACCTCCTGCGAGGGGCCCTGATGGCTGTGTGGCACGTTGGACACCGTCTAGGTGTGAGTAAGGCCTCACGCCCCTGGCTGGGCCCCGATTCAACTCGCGCCTGGAGCCCTGGGCCAGGGGAGCCCGCGGCCCCAACCAAGGCTCCCTCCCACCTTAGCCAAGTTCACCCAGGGTGCTAGCCGGCGCCCACGCCCTCCCCGGGAGCAGCCAGGGCTGCAGAACCGGCTCCCAGCGCCGGTGGAGCCGCCGAGACGTTCCCGAGCCGGTTCCACCAGAAACCCGAAAGCCAGCTGCTTTGTCCGCCACCGCCCCGCTCCCACAGGGGACACACTGCGTGCCTGAGAATTTAAACACAAGGGCGGGGGAGGGACTCCGAAAGGAAGCGGGGCCTAAGCCGACCCTGCAATCCGGTCTCCGGCCCTCACCCCTGCGGAGGGAACCCGACAAGGGGGGCGCGGCCCCGACGGGAGCAGCCCGCCGGGAATCGGAGCGCCCGCGGACGCAGCGCCCCCTCCCGGCCCAGGCCGGCGCGGCTCCCTGCGGGGAGGAGGGACGCGTGTCTAAGCGGCGACCCGGTGGCCCGGCAGCGCGGGGGCGGGGACTCGCGGCCGGAACCCGGCGGGCGCGNNNNNNNNNNNNNNNNNNNNNNNNNNNNNNNNNNNNNNNNNNNNNNNNNNNNNNNNNNNNNNNNNNNNNNNNNNNNNNNNNNNNNNNNNNNNNNNNNNNNGCTCCCACGGATTTCTGTcaaaagtagtttttaaagtCGCCTGGGCCCCCCAGCTCCGTTCCTCCCCAGACGGGGAAATTCTGTCGTTTAGCCATAACCCATACCTACATCTTTGTTTCTCTTgaagttaaaaaagcaaaaggaatgaTTGAGTCCCCAAACCCGCTGTGGGACCCTCTCGGCCCAGGGACGTcacagatgctcagtctcagtgGGAATAGagcccactcccccacccctgcgTGGGGGGCCGAGGCCTCCAGCGGCTCTAATCCGAGGATGGGAGCCTCAGGGGAGGGGCCCCGCCCGGTTCTAAGGAACCGGAACCAGACGCCCGTCCCCAGGACCTGTCTGGGTCCCGAGATCAAGGGGAATCAGGGTGGACCCCGAGATCAAATCACCTGTTCTGTTGCCTCTCACGTCCTGCTTTTTTAGAATTGCTTCCCAAGTTTCCTCTGTTCTATTTTAGCCCGGAAGTTATGAGATCCGACATTATGGACCAGCCAAATGGGTCAGCACGTCCGTTGAGTCTATGGACTGGGATTCAGCCATCCAAACTGGTTTTACAAAGCTGAGCAGCTACATTCAAGGCAATAATGAGAAAGGTGAAGACAGTTTACCATATAATTGTATGTATTGTGGTTGAGTCCCCTGGCTTACTCTTGCGTTTTAGCTTACTAAAGAAATATACTTTAGAATAGAAACATAATGAGATCATTAAAGATTTGATTTGTGAACACAGGGCCTCTGCTCAGGACCCTTAGCAGAGTCGAGAGGAGGGTAGTACTGGGTCGTGCTTTTCAGCCTGTTCTTGTCTTTCTGCTGGAGAAACTGGGCCTCTGTGTGACTAGTGTTAAGTCCTTTTCATGGCTAATGCTTCAGGATAATTTGGTACGCTAAGGTAAGAGTCGTCAGGAGGCAGGAAGGTGCAAAGAACACAAGATCCAGGGTCTCAAGACATCTGGTTCTGACTCTGATGCTACTTCTAACAGGTCCATTAGTCAATAGGATCTCAGTCTGAATTGTAGAACATGACAAATAGACTGGACTATATGAGCTCTAATTTTCCCTTGTGTTAACTAGAATTTGTTAACCATAAATACTAATAGTACAGAACATGTTTAGTGTGGCCAGTGGACAATTGAGTCatttactcttattttcttttcatgtttttatggagggagagagtgcatgagcgagcatgagcgggtggggggcacagatcgagagggagagagagagaatcccacatagtcagtgtagagcctgacatgggctcaaactcacaaaccgtgaggtcatgacctgagctgacatcaagagtggcacttaaccgactgagtcaggCAGGCTCCCCTcacccttcttttttaaagatgaaaattatcTTAAAGGTGAATGTTATGTCAGTAGCATAAGGCAAGTCAGGAGActcagatcaaaaaaaaaaaatagatccagTTTTTAGAAGTCGTATACGTATCCTAAATCTGCTTTCCCGGTCTTTTCATGGTATTTAAATCCATTATTTTATGATCtagagatgaaaataaagatgacaGCTCCTGTGACAAGCTACGTGGAGCCCGGCTCAGGCCCTTTCAGCGAGTCTACCATTACCATCTCCCTGTACCTGCCCTCTGAACAGCAGCCTGATCCGCCCAGGCCTTCAGAGTCAGGTGTCTTCATCGAAGATAGAGCAGGCATGACCGTGTTCGTGCGGTAAGCGGTAGATAATTTATAGCCCTACGGATTGCTGGCTTTCCCTGCCAGCACTCGGTTTAGCTCCTATGCAATTTCAGTAGGCTTTTCACCCTCCCAGAAAAAAGAGGTCTGAGGCATTTTTGTGGTGTTTTGCTACTGGCTTAGCTTTATATGTTACTGGGGGTCTCCTGCAAGATATACCCCCTGCATGTAATGAGGAGTCTGTTGCAGACCTTCTGCAAATCAGACACAGGGCGCATCGTTCTCAAAGCACCAGACGGCCCTTTCTCCCATCGCGGTAAACCTGAACGAAAA from Suricata suricatta isolate VVHF042 chromosome 7, meerkat_22Aug2017_6uvM2_HiC, whole genome shotgun sequence carries:
- the HEBP2 gene encoding heme-binding protein 2, which translates into the protein MSGGDSVVMVERPACQGCRTGSQRRWSRRDVPEPVPPETRKPAALSATAPLPQGTHCVPENLNTRAGEGLRKEAGPKPTLQSGLRPSPLRREPDKGGAAPTGAARRESERPRTQRPLPAQAGAAPCGEEGRVSKRRPGGPAARGRGLAAGTRRPGSYEIRHYGPAKWVSTSVESMDWDSAIQTGFTKLSSYIQGNNEKEMKIKMTAPVTSYVEPGSGPFSESTITISLYLPSEQQPDPPRPSESGVFIEDRAGMTVFVRSFDGFSSAQKNQEQLLTLASMLREEGKVFNEKVYYTAGYNSPFKLLDRNNEVWLIQKNEPSKETE